The Arachis ipaensis cultivar K30076 chromosome B03, Araip1.1, whole genome shotgun sequence region cctaccaagctttcaactgttaagtgctaacccaacttgtaaggggaTTCCCAGagaatcatgatacacaacacacaaatgtacaaaggacctctaggacatccatggatttttctttaattttgtacactctgccttttttcgttcactggcgttttcttacaaacctcacactgtttgcctttttcaccatgagactcaagacagacaaaactaaagaaaatacaaaatgaaacacattgaaggagaagaacttctgttagcttgggtagctatgagaactctgtgcttactcTCCTTGTCTTAAAccttggctgttcacccttattatagaaggggaagcctccaaggttgaaacggttcaaccgagccaacttcttcttcttcaaccatcaaACTGGTTCGGACAGAGAGAAAAAAGAGGGAATCGAAAGctaaaaccaacatgcaattacctctctctcatcccttttcttcaagcttcatcaatctgagccttccatcttgacttggtccccaagaaggatttctgacccttgatgaacgcttgatccttgacagctccatcTGCTTCACTTCTGCTTcctcctccacgtagctacagtagctaccttctgtgatggatgaacgaaaagtagagacgagccatACCCCAGGGATCTTATTCTCTGACTGAAATGGATTGCTTCCATATCTAGGTATGGAGATCTTGAGACTTCCTCACCACATCTTACCTTTTGTGGTAAGGATCTCAGCCACACCATACTTTAGATATTCTTTttgcaagagccatcatcacctTAGCTTGTTGCTTGTTCATAGAAAGCTTTCAATGGAATTAAGGAAGGAAATTAAAATGAGTTAAGTTTTCACTTTCCAAAATCCCATGCTTAGTAACGTGTAATCAATTAATgccatcaaatcaatttcaaCTTTCTCTTTCCATTTACCAAGGCATTAAATAAAGTTAAATGAATTTGAATTCCATTCCTTAGTGGGGTTAGGTAACCGaactcaatcaagctccaatttcattctttcttccttCAATTCTGACCATGCCTTGTTGGTCTTTCAATTTGAAAGTTTTGAGCTACTCATTGTTATCCTGGCCCAATTTACACTTGCAGAACAATTCAGCCTTATATCATTAAACTCTTTGTACCAAAGGCTAAATATTACATTGGGTTTGATGTGATTTTGGCCCAAAGAGATCTGtacaataataaaattattaatcaactaatgtcaattaaaatttaaattaataattttgtaattaattatttttaacaatgtttgatcatcatcaaaataatttggagtttttcaaactcatcacaGGACAATCCTCGTCACTCCCTATGATAAAAGAATCGTATTTCACGTCATCTCTAAGCACTAAGATCGGAATGCGATAGAGTAACTTCTGAACCCGTTTCACGCCAAGAAGTCATTGAATCTCGTCATAAGTCTCATAAAAATACTCAGAGGATCTTTATTAGTGAACTTTACATCAGAGCGTGTTTTTCTCTTAATGGATCCTCTATAATGCACTAAcactacaaaactctcctcactagccattttGTCTTACTCTAATGAACACAATTCATGTTCACACAGTATTTATACACGTCTGGGGCTTCATAATTCGAAACAGCTAATTTcgaattatttatatataattcgaaTAGCTAGATTCGAACTGCCTATCGAATGTTTCACCATATAATTCGAATCAGAGTGATTCAAACTGCCTATCAAATGTTTCACCATATAATTCGAATTAGTATGATTCGAACTGCCTATCGAATGTTTCACATATAATTCAAATCAGAGTGATACGAACTACATAGCATGCATAGTCACTCATAATTCGAACaacattgattcgaattactcctgTTTTTAGTTTGAGttaggttgattcgaattacaaagAGACATGCTTTTGGTTGATCCATGTCTCATTTTTCGATTTGGTTGAATCATGTAAATTTTCCACCCAACTGGCTTAATACTACGATTTGCCctatttttttaatcttatttctACTCTACTACcgctaaaaattaaaattaccaCCAAAGTtctattgaaaaaattttaatccAATCcaaaatcaataaaatatatttgatgtataaatTTGAGATTGGTCCAAAAGAGTTATAATCCTTAAAATTGGGCCTGAAATCAAAGGATCatccatcatttgattttgggctTCTAAAAAGACATTTTGGCCCAATGAAACATCAACCTTACTTGACCTAATTGCCATTTCCTTCTTTGAGATGGTTCCTCCAGCGACTCCCTCTCCTCCCATGTCCAACAGCTGCTGCCCTCTACCCAAGTCAAACACATGTTGCCGCCCTAGGATTGATGTTGTCATCCAAGACCAGCAACCCCCTTCCTTTGCGTACTGCGGCCGCATTTTGAACTCACCTGTCACATATCCAAGTCCACTCTCGCGGTTCCATGGAAAAACCGCCACCACAGCCCCAACCAGCGCACCACCAGCCATCGCGAGCTCGCATGAAGGAACCAGTTTTTAGTCTTATTTCTTCTTAACTTCagaattttatcttgctttaatttagttttcttctatcttttattgttctagtatcttagtttatcttctcttgttgatttctttattttcccaatttagtttatgaactcttcttgttagattcaattttcttttaatgcaatttgagatatttcatgtttattgcttctttctttaattgctGGTTATTGATTACTTGCATTTTCTAatcttagattttactatttcttgttatttttctatgcttttattttgtgccttccaagtgtttgataaaatgaatggttgaattttaaaataaatttttatatttttgacttgggttgattaattagagactcttgagttatcaaaattcttttgttgattggtgattgaaagttgctagttggcttgagcctcactaaatctagtctttgattaatacttgtgaacttaagtcaaTTTTGCTCGGTTGACTTTTTTTCATTTGTTAGAAGATAACTAAGTGAAAGTGATTTGCACTTAcgatcacaattgatgatgataatgagaataggaatttcaattctcaatccttgctaggaccttTCTtagttagtttatttttctcgcaatttatattttcttgttccttatttcaaaaccccaaaaagaagtACATCATAAGCAATAATAAACCCACTTTCTtgcaattccttaagagacgacccgaggtttgaatacttcgatttatttttattggggtttgtacttgtgacaacctaattAAACATTGACTGAGGGTTAATtgtcagtttagaactatacatgcaacgcgatattttttgtgaaaatttttaCCGACAATTTTTTTCCGTCATGCGCTAATACGATTACAGTCTTAATAATAAATAGCTAAAATTTTAGGTGAGCAAATTGGTGATTCTTGAtttttagtatgatcatgacgtactgaaaattgggtcgttacactcaGACTATTATTTTACCTTGAAATCTTATATGAATCTTGGTCTTTTTTTGTTAATATCACCAAAAGCCTCAAAATTTTACGTTTTTAGAGAGCTATGAAAATTCTCAACACAACCACTCCAGAAGTCTTGTACCCTCTAGTTATTTGAGACCATGTTCTCAAAATCAGGGTGGTTCAACTAAGCTTCGAGGTGGTCTCCAAGGGTGCCTTCTTCTATTCAGGGGCACAACATGAGAGATATGTAAACAAAGAGGAGAGTGATCAGACAATTTCAAGCAGAGCAGGTGTTTAACAGTAGCTTCAGAAAACTTAATTTGCCAATCAATATCACTAAGAGTTCTATCAAGACGTTCAAATAAGTTACCTCTCCTCTAGGTAAAAGAAAACCAGAATAACCCAAATCTAGAAAATAAATATCCGAAACACAAGAGACAAAGTCAGGGCACGCACCACCACTTTGAGATATTGCTCCATCCTGTATTTCACAGCTGTGTAAGAtataattaaaatcaccaataGTGCACCAAAGAAGATCAACAGAGTTTCAGAGATCATGAAGCTTATCCCATAGCATCTTTCGCAATACTCTTTGGGGGCTCCCAAAAATAGTCGTTAGCATCCATGACATAGAATTTATTCCTTCAATCTTTAGATGAATAAATTGCATATGTTATTAAATGGCCTCAATCTTCCAGTGATATGAGTCCCACAAGCACCATATACCCCCTGAATAACCCCTGACTTCCTCTacacagcagctgtcaaaactaTTTTGTCTCTAATAAGTTTACCTCGATCACCACTCACACGGGTCTCTAGCAAGATGATCAAATAGGCTTCATAATCCCTTCTCAAATCCCTAGTCAGAGTAGGAAATCCTTTACTATCCACACTCCTGCAGTTTCATACAATAATATTCATCTATCCTAACAAAGAAAAGGAGCCGAATAGACCAGAGACCTTAAACAGAGCGTTTAGAGCTTGCTTCAGCATCCAACATGGACTGGTCTAGAGAAACTTGCTATTTTTGTTTAATTCTCAGAGGAGGAACTCCCATGGTGAGATCAGGTGGTTTTTCGGCAGAATCACCCCCACTTTATTCCTCTTTGCCCTCGCCAATTAAAGGATCTTAAATGGTTGATCCGGCTTTAATTCGTTCCCCACCACATGTTCTTCAAATATAGCATTAACTCCTTTTGTCATCTCgaaatcttttcttttatgctTTTCCAAATCCCTCATACGATCAAGTATCTCTCTTTCCTTTGCTTCCATTTCAGGGTTCCTTGAAGAAGGGACTGTTTTTTGAATCGGTTTAGGGCCAGCTTTAGTTATGATAAGGTGTTTTCTCCTGGGCCTTAGCTTTAGTCTTGAAGCCTTTTTTGGATATGATAGGCCCAATTTTGATAGCAAAAGTTTTTTTGTTGACTTGGGGTTTTTGCCTGCTCTTGCTCTTAACACCTTCACTTTGACTATATTTGGTGTGCTCAACCTCTTTTGGGCTTCCTCAGGCTCTGGCCCATTTTGCATGGGGACGATAGAATTCTCCTCCTTATCAGGCTCATTATGGCAAGCTTTTTCTTCAACGTTCAGAATATTAAACCTAGATCCGCATTTCACATTATATCGTGTATCATTCATCACATCTTCTGTAATAATGTGGTTATCTTTAGAAGGATTAGATTTCTTAGCATATGGAACAATTCAGATTTgcctccttatcatcattcttggGCCAAAATCAGGAGGATCCTGATTAGTCTTCCTATTATTATCTTGGCTAATATTAATGTCTTGATTATTGTCGAAATCCTCACTTGCTATTTTTGCAAGAGATTCGCCGGACGAACCCGTTCCTAGCTATATATCCTTTATCTCATCACCTTCGCTGTATTGATCTGCCCTATGAATGTATTTTCCACAAGAAAAAATAGATGAGTTGGAGCCCTTCATACTTGATGTTCAGAGTATTCTCTAAAATCGAGATTCTTGGAACAAGCTTTTTAGATAAATCGATTTTGACACATATTCTGGCAAATTTTTCTCCCAATTGAACGGACGTTGCTTTATCGACTTTAAACATATTTCTAATAGTAGATCCAACACACCAGAGAAAATGATGGTTATACATCTCAATAGAAAAATTTGGGATCCGAATCCACGCTGCTATTTTTCTGACAACACTCTCAGATGTAAGAAAGAAAGGCCTCCACCTTTAAACAATAAGATAATATCTGGCAATCATCCAAGGTCTTTCAAGCAGAGTATTAAAATAATCCTCCTCATCTAAAAAATGAACCAAGAAATAATCATGATCTAtatcaataatatttattttacctTTTTTAATCTAATCTCTACTGAGACGCTACTCCATGAAACCTGATAAACTCTTTTGCGAAGAATCTTGATAATGAACACCATTTTCCATGGTTTACACCATTTGTTGAACTCATGCTTGAGAACCAGAATAATCGGACACAGGTCAAAAGGGTTATCCTTTTCAGAAGGGCCACCTTCTACATACCACCGATCCTCCAGATTTGGACTATCTTCATCTATCACATTTCAGGACAAAATATCATCTTTCATAGAAACTCTTGGGGTTGATAGCAAAAAAACTTTATACGTAATCTTTAGCTCTTCACTAGCATTCAGGAGCTTATCATCGACCATCTCCATGCTATCAACATATTAGTTTAAGTCTAGACTCGAACGATATTTGACTTTTTTAGTGCTTTGTTACACCAGATCATCTTCTTGATATGAAATTCTAgcaaaactttttaaaaacatatttttctCAAATTGTTAGTTATAAAACTTGTATTaaatatatgtaatttttttaatacttttattttagtagctcaataatatacttttaaacaatattaattatttatcgaataaaaataataaattatactcaTTTTTTAACATTACTCGTATTTATTTACTGAAACAAGTATTTTAAAAATGGCATTGGAAATTTTGTATTAACAAACCCGAATAGCGATGGCAATGGGTCGGGCATggttagggctggaagtgagccgagtTGAGCCGAGCTAGACCGAGCTCAAGCTTGgctcacgaaaattgagcttggctcacggctcgactcattaacaatcgagcctatttcttaagctcaagctcaGCTCACcgaaagctcacgagctggctcaaataagagaaacataaatacataatctataattctatatcaataaattgtttatgtatcaataaattataaattttttatttatgtcctatattaaaattatatgtaaaaaataaatataaatattaaataattttattgttatatatatatatatatataaaatcgagccagctcacgagctaatgagctgagcttatccaagctcaagctcgactcatttaatttatgagctcaattccagGCTCAAGCTTGGTTCACTAGCTCACGAGTTTAGCTTATTGAGCtgttaacgagtcgagctcgagctggctcatgagctggcttgactcacttccagccctaggcATGGTTGATCCCAGTCGAATTTATCAAGTGTGGATGTGGAGAAGGAAAACCCCGCCTACGGCTCTCAGAAATCAGAATCCTCCACTGCGGTCTCCCAACCCTCCCCCTTCCccttccctctcttctctctctctctctctctctctctctcgttagGGTTTTACGAaattggttctttgttctctcgCCGTCATAATCAGGTATATTCCAAAATCACTGGTTTCGCAGTTTCCAGTTTTCGCCGCTACAACCTATCTTCATAACTCTCTTAGACAGTGGACTTAATGTAGCTCTCTTCTATTTCAATAGCTTGATTATATTTCACTAAAATTGTTCAAAGATTTCCATTCTTTTTCAAACAATATGAGGATTGCTTTGCTTTCAGGAGTTGTTATGTTATTTCCGCGAATGGGTGAGACTGGAAAACGGTATCATTCACAGAGAGACCATGACGGGGACAGAAGGAATCAGAAGAGACGAGTGAACGATGCTGATGAAAAGGGAGACGGTGAATTGGTTGTTTATAGGATACTCTGCCCAGATGATGTTATTGGCAGTGTTATTGGTAAGAATGGAAAAGTGATTAATTCAATAAGGCAAGAAACAAGGGCAAAAATAAAGATTGTGGATCCCTTTCCCGGTGCCAAGGATCGTGTTATAACAATCTACTGCTATGTCAAGGGCAAGGAAGATGTTGAGATTGATGATGAGTTCAATGGTAAGGAGCTTCTGTGTGCTGCACAAGACGCACTTCTCAAGATTCATGCTGCCATTACGAATTCCACTGCTGTAATTGGAGAATGGAGGAAAAAGCGAAAGGCTAAGGAGGAGTGTCAACTCCTTGTGCCATCAAGTCAGGCTGCAAATATCATTGGGAAGGCTGGGGCTACCATTAAGAAGCTGAGGAGTAAGACGACAGCCAATATCAAAGTTGTTGCTAAGGATGCGGCTGACCCGACACACTCCTGTGCTATGGATTTTGATAATTTTGTTTTGGTTAGTATATTCAATATCATGAAACTCTTGCCATTGAAACACAATTTACTTTATggaattatttcttctcttaattctAAGATACTCGAAATAATAAATCAAGGTAGTTGTCATTTAACCATTAGTGGAATTGAATGTTGTACAAATTATTTTTGTAACTTTCATCTTACTATATGCTTTCTTCTATTCTGTGTAGATCACTGGTGAGGCAGCAGCAGTGGAAAGGGCCCTATTTGCTGTTTCTTCTATTATGTACAAGTTCGGTCCCAAGGAAGACATCTCTCTTGACACATCTGTGCCAGAAGCCCCACCTAGCATTATTATTCCTTCTGAACTTCCAATTTATCCACCTGGTGGACTATATCCAGTTTCAGACCCTATTATCCCACCTAGATCCCTTCCTCAAATTTTAGGTGCTACAAACATGCGAGATGTACATGGTTATGCTGATGCAGGAAATACATGGCCTATATACTCATCCGCCCTTCCAGCAGCTCCTGGGGCTCTTCCAGCAGCTTCTGGTGTAGGTGCTTCTCGTTCTGAGGAATTAGTCATTAGAATGTTGTGTCCCTCGGACAAGATTGGGCGAGTCATTGGAAAAGGAGGGAGTACAATTAAAAGTATGAGGCAAGCGATTGGTGCTCGTATTGAAGTTGATGATTCGAAGGCAAAGCATGATGAGTGTTTAATCATTATAACAACGATTGAGGTACCCATGTTGTGTCGTATTCTCCACCTTCCGTATAAAGTTGAATTGTTCATGCAAGAAAGTTTATTGTTAAACTTGGTGGAGTCCTTGGTCTACCATATATATTCTCTATTAATAATTGATTGCATACTTCTATTTTATGTTAAAATGGAAACTAATCACTTGGATGTGTATCTTGTAGTCACCAAGTGATCTGAAGTCTATGGCAGTTGAAGCTGTTCTATTGATGCAAGGGAAGATAAACGATGAAGATGATAACACGGTTTCAATTCGGCTTCTAGTTCCATCCAAAGTAATAGGTTGTATCATTGGGAAAAGTGGTTCGATTATTAATGAAATTCGGAAGAGAACTAAAGCAGATATTCGAATTTCTAAAGGTGATAAACCAAAATGTGCAGATGTGAATGATGAACTTGTTGAGGTTTGGCTTCTTTGCTTCATTACTACTTTCCTTGATGCTTAAATTTGCATATTCATTTCATATTATTCGATGTTGTTTTGAATTTAGGTGGGAGGCATAGTTGATTGTGTGAGAGATGCGCTAATCCAGATTATCTTAAGACTGAGAGAAGATGTGTTGAGAGAAAGAGACAATGGCCACAATCCCTCTGTTGGTGCTGAATCCATGTACTCTGGTGGTGCTGGACTTTCAGTGCCATCTGTCCTACCTCCAGTCCCTCCTGTTGCCACACCATTGGCTTATGATCAGAGGACTGAAAGTGAAACTGGCCTTGGAATGTTTTCTTCAAGCAGCCTGTATGGATATGGATCTTTGTCGGTATGTCTCATTTTTTCTTGCCAATGCTCATGTTGCATGGAGGGGACAGGAGTATTATGAGGATAATTCCTTAGAGATGTTCCTTTTATATAACTCAGTAAACCCCTCTCCCCTGGTTTTGCATGGAGCATCTTTGTAGTCCAAACTCCAAACCTTCAAAGTGTTAATATACTGCATTTGTCTTCGTTTTCTGCCTTCTTTTGCTTACATATCACGTATCTCACTTTTTTTTCAGTTTCCAATTATTGTCACTGATCTTGTCTTGATTGATTCTATGTAATAGATGGCAGAGAATGGCTATGGATCGATGCCCCCGTACGCCAGCAAGCTGTATGGAGGGTTAGTATATATTGTTATAAAATTATATGAATTCTTTACTTATGATTTAGTGTGTCTGGATTAGAGTTTGCTAAGTTGATTCTGGGGTACTTGATTCTGGTTATACACTTATACGCAGGTTTAGAGTGATGTGATTTATGTTTGGAAACCTTTATCTGAAAAATGATGATTTTGGCCAATGGGCTTAAACATTTTCAAGCCAAAGTGAAAGCAACTCTATTGCACTTCCACTTATACTTATTCTCTTTTCCACCTTTTTTGTAACATTTTATTAAATTTGTTGATGTTTCTTGTTATTGGACTTATGCTTCTGTATTTTTATTCTGTACAGTCTGCCTCCTCCATCAACTTTGGATATGTTGATTCCTGCTAGTGCTGTTAGTAAGGTTTTGGGTAAAGGAGGGGCAAATATAGCCAATATCAGGAAGGTTTGTTCATTCACACTTTATATAGAAAGTATATTTATCTGAGAATATTGTGTTTTATTGTTGGCTTTCGAAGCTAACTGTGAAATTTGCTTTGTTTAATGTCTTGTTTGGCCCCAGATTTCAGGAGCAATGATAGAAATCTGTGACTCCAATTCTGCCTGGGGTGATCGTATTGCCGTGATATCTGGCACACCTGAACAGAAGTGCGCAGCTGAAAACTTGATCCAGGCTTTCATAATGGCCACCTGAATTATTGAGGTTCTTTCTCGGGGTTTTCGAAGGTGAAAAGTTTAATTATTGAAGCATGTCTTTGTCCTGTCCATAGTTTCAGTAGGTTGGTCCTGTAGAGAGAATATTCTCTGGTTCTTCATCTGGATTCAAGTTCTTCCATAACAGCAGCTTGCAAGATTGTGCCGGAGGATCCATTGATGGTTTTTATATGTAGGAACGATAGCTCCTCCTTTTTTCTTAAGCTACTCTCATTACTATGTTTTCTCTTAGAAATCTAGGATCTCCATGTCCGTTTGGTACTGTCTTTTGCTAGCATGGAGTCATCGCTATTTCCTCAAATTAATTTCAGAGGAACCATAAAGAGGTGGTGATGTTTATGTGGTT contains the following coding sequences:
- the LOC107632050 gene encoding KH domain-containing protein At4g18375 is translated as MLFPRMGETGKRYHSQRDHDGDRRNQKRRVNDADEKGDGELVVYRILCPDDVIGSVIGKNGKVINSIRQETRAKIKIVDPFPGAKDRVITIYCYVKGKEDVEIDDEFNGKELLCAAQDALLKIHAAITNSTAVIGEWRKKRKAKEECQLLVPSSQAANIIGKAGATIKKLRSKTTANIKVVAKDAADPTHSCAMDFDNFVLITGEAAAVERALFAVSSIMYKFGPKEDISLDTSVPEAPPSIIIPSELPIYPPGGLYPVSDPIIPPRSLPQILGATNMRDVHGYADAGNTWPIYSSALPAAPGALPAASGVGASRSEELVIRMLCPSDKIGRVIGKGGSTIKSMRQAIGARIEVDDSKAKHDECLIIITTIESPSDLKSMAVEAVLLMQGKINDEDDNTVSIRLLVPSKVIGCIIGKSGSIINEIRKRTKADIRISKGDKPKCADVNDELVEVGGIVDCVRDALIQIILRLREDVLRERDNGHNPSVGAESMYSGGAGLSVPSVLPPVPPVATPLAYDQRTESETGLGMFSSSSLYGYGSLSMAENGYGSMPPYASKLYGGLPPPSTLDMLIPASAVSKVLGKGGANIANIRKISGAMIEICDSNSAWGDRIAVISGTPEQKCAAENLIQAFIMAT